AACTCCAGCCGTCACGTGGCGCGTTGGACGCGGCCGTACCGGTCGATCCGACGATCTACCGGCTGTACGAGGTCGTCCAGGTCTACGGTCCGACCATCAAGGAACTGATCCACGAGCAGTGCGGCGACGGCATCATGAGCGCCATCAACTTCCGCCTCGACGTACGGCGCGTGCCCGACCCCGCCGGTGACCGCGTGGTGATCACACTCGACGGAAAGTATCTGCCGTACCAGTGGTGACGGCCGGTGTCCGGGCACGCAGCGCCCGGGTGAACCAGTCGAGCACCGGCGTCAGGCTCTCCGGGGCCTGCCATCCGTTGACGACGGCGAGGAGTTGGAGGTAACGCTCCCTGCGCGGGTCGCCCACCGCCACCAGCCGCGCGAGCAGCCGGTGCCGGAGGGCGGTGTCGTCGCGGCGGCCGAGAGCGTCGGCGTAGTGGGCGATGACCGAGGTGACGACCGGATCGGCCCGCGGTGAGTCCGGGTCGAGACCGGCCGCCACCGCCGGGCCGGCCGCGTCGCGTACCACGGCGACCGGGTCACGGCGCGGCACTCCGCCGCCCGGGGCGTGTCCGCGAAGTCCCGCCCGGCCCGCGACGCCCGGCGCGGCGCGGTCCGCCGCGTCGTCCTCGAGCAGCCGCCGCACGGCGGCGCGGAAGTCCGGGTCCTGGGACAGCTCCGCCAACTCCAGCCAGGCGTCGAGTTGTTCAGGGTCGGGGTTGTCCGGCAGCTCGGGAGTCATCGACCGCATGACACCCGCCGAGGCGGGAACCGTGTCCAGGGCGCCGAAGACGGCGTCGAGGAAGTCGCCGACGAGGCGGCGCCGTTCGTCCTCGGAGAGTCCGGCCAGCTTGTGCATGAGTTCCGTCTCCTCAGGTGTGGATCCGCGTCTGGCCACCGCCATCAGCACCGCGTGCCGCAGGCGCAGCACGCGGATCCGTACGGCCAGCGCCTCGGCGTGCGCCGCGGCGACATCGGGCAGCGGGATCTTCCGGTCCACGACCTCGCGGATCGTGGGGAGGTCCAGTCCGAGTTCGCGCAGCGTCCGTACGAGGGCCAGGCGTGCCACGGCGTCGGCACCGTAGAGGCGGTAGCCGGCCGGACTTCGGCCGGCCGGCGGCACGATCCCGCGGTCGGAGTAGAACCTGATGGTCTTCACCGTCAGCCCGGTGCGCCGGGCCAGTTCGCCGATCGGGTGGAGCGCGTCGCCGTCCATGACCTCACCCTCCTGTCTCCCCCTGGGGGAGACTCAAGTCCGACCGGGGGCTCAACTCCCCAGTACATACGCCTGGATGGCCGTCACCGCCGCGCCGCGCGCCCACAGGGCGAAGTCCACCGGCCGTACGTCGAGCGAGACGGCAGCCGCTCGCGGGTCCCGGTCGTACGCGAGGCCGTCGCGCAGCGCCTCGCGCGCCACCTCCGCGAGCCGTACCCCCTCGCCGGTCAGGACGATCTCCGTGGTGAGGGTCAGGTTGGCGACGGCGGCGATCAGCCGGCCGAGCGCCCGTCCCGAGGCCATGACCAGCGGCCGGGCCACGGGGTCGCCGGCCGCCGCCAGATCGAGGCACTCGTCGTAACCGACCTCCCGCCGCAGTCCGACCGACGCGGCGGCGGACACGGAGGCCATCGACAGCATGGCGGTGGCGCAGCCGCGATGCCCTCGTGGGCACAGCGGCCCCAGGGGGTCGAGCGGGAAGTGTCCGAGGAGGCCGACCCCCGCGTCCGGGCTGTCCACGACGCGGTCGTGCACGACGAGTCCGTAGCCGATGCCCGCCCCGACGGTGAGGACCGCGAACCGGTCCCGGCCGCGTGCGGCGCCGAACCAGTGCTCGGCGCGGGTGAGCGCGAGCAGGTCGTTGTCGACGGCCGTGGGGATCCCGAGCGCGTCGGAGAGCACGGCCCCGAGCGGCACGGCGTCGTCCCACTCCAGGAACGGCGCTTCGACGACCGTGCCGCGGTCGGCCACGCGACCGCCCAGGCTGACGCCGGCGGCCGTGATGTGCGGTGCCTTCGGGGCGAGTTCGGCGACGAGTGCGGCCACGAGCGAGCGCACCACGGCGACGACCGAGGCCGGGTCGCGGCCCGGCAGGTCCGCCCGCGCGGAGGCGACGACCTCGGCGCGGAGGGTGGTCAGTACCGCGTGCGCGTCCTCGTGGGTGATCTTGACGCCGATGAAGTGGTGCGCGTCGGCGACGACATCGAGCGGGCGGGTGGGCCGGCCGGCCCGCGACTCGTGACCCGCGCGCGACGCCTGACCCGCGCGCGGCTCCTGGCCGGTACCCGACTCGACGAGGAGGCCGCTGTCCAGGAGCGGCTTCGCCAGCCGGGTGAGACTGCCCGCGGAAAGGTCGAGCCGGCGGGCGAGTTCGCTGCGCGACAGCGGGCCGTGGAGCAGCACTTCCAGGGCGACGGCGTGGGTGGCTCCCGAGAGAGGGGTCCACGGCGCTGGAGTCACGTGCAAGGGAGTGCCTTCCGCGGGGGGTCCGCCCGACTGCTGATCCGGCCATCCTGCCAGCCCACCCGATTTACTTCCAGATCGGAAGCAAACATGACCCGAGGGGCTGATTTTCGCCATACCCATGCGGTGAAGGCCACCTATTGACGGGCAGAAACTTCCACCACGAAACTAAGGGGCCGTAGCGTGACGAACGCAGGGGCCGACCGGCGGCCGATGGACGACCCGAGGAGCCCGTATGCCCACCGGTCACTCCCGTGACTACCTACACCTGCGTGCCGCCGGTACCAGCCTGGTCCTCGACTGCGCCGGCGACCGGCTGCCCCGGGTGGTCCACTGGGGTGCCGACCTCGGGGACCAGGACGGAACCGGGCTCGCCGGACTCGCGGATCTCGCGACCGCGAGCGCAGCGCGGCAGATGACCAACACCCTCGACCTGCCCGTCCCGCTCTCCCTGCTGCCGGAGCAATCGGCGGGCTGGCTCGGTACGCCGGGCCTCACCGGCCACCGCGACGGCGCCGACTTCTCGGCGGCCTTCGCCGTCCGCTCGATCCGCGCCCTCCGCACGCCCGACCTCCCCCAGGCGCATCAGCTCACGGTCGACGCCGTGGACGAACACGCCCGTCTCGGCCTGGTACTGGAGATCGAGCTGACCGCCTCCGGGCTGGTGCGGCAGCGCGCCACCCTCACCAACCGCGCCACCGGCGAGCGGCCGTACACCCTCGACGGTCTGCTCCTGGCCCTCCCCGTTCCCGCCCACGCCACCGAACTCCTCGATCTCACCGGCCGGCATCTGCGCGAACGCAGCCCGCAGCGGCACGAGTTCACGCTCGGTACGCATCTCAGGGAGAACCGCCGGGGCCGCACGGGCACCGACGCGACGCTGCTGGATCTCGCGGGCGAGCGCGGTTTCGGTTTCCGTACGGGTGAGGTCTGGGGCGTGCACGTGGCCTGGAGCGGCAACCACCGCACCCTCGCCGAACGCACCCCCGCCGGGGTGTCGCTGCTCGGCGGCGGTGAGACCCTGCTCCCGGGCGAAGTCCTGCTGGCCGAGGGCGAGTCGTACACAAGCCCGTGGCTCGTCGGATCGTACGGACGTGGACTCGACGAGCTGGCCGGGCGCTTCCATCAGCATCTGCGTGCCAGGACCCACCACCCACGACGGCCCCGGCCGGTCACCCTCAACACCTGGGAGGCCGTCTACTTCCAGCAGGACATCGACACGCTCAAGTCGCTGGCGGACGCCGCCGCCGAGGTGGGCGCGGAGCGGTTCGTCCTGGACGACGGGTGGTTCAGGGGCCGCAGGCACGACCGCGCGGGACTCGGCGACTGGTATGTGGACGAGACCGTCTGGCCCGGCGGACTGGGGCCGCTGGTCGACCATGTCCGTTCCCTGGAGC
This window of the Streptomyces niveus genome carries:
- the cynS gene encoding cyanase — its product is MLSKHEAAEAVRQAKVKTGVTWAQLAEAVGKPLAWTTAALLGQHPMGKDEAATAAALLELGDDAALAFQLQPSRGALDAAVPVDPTIYRLYEVVQVYGPTIKELIHEQCGDGIMSAINFRLDVRRVPDPAGDRVVITLDGKYLPYQW
- a CDS encoding MerR family transcriptional regulator encodes the protein MDGDALHPIGELARRTGLTVKTIRFYSDRGIVPPAGRSPAGYRLYGADAVARLALVRTLRELGLDLPTIREVVDRKIPLPDVAAAHAEALAVRIRVLRLRHAVLMAVARRGSTPEETELMHKLAGLSEDERRRLVGDFLDAVFGALDTVPASAGVMRSMTPELPDNPDPEQLDAWLELAELSQDPDFRAAVRRLLEDDAADRAAPGVAGRAGLRGHAPGGGVPRRDPVAVVRDAAGPAVAAGLDPDSPRADPVVTSVIAHYADALGRRDDTALRHRLLARLVAVGDPRRERYLQLLAVVNGWQAPESLTPVLDWFTRALRARTPAVTTGTADTFRRV
- a CDS encoding ROK family transcriptional regulator, coding for MTPAPWTPLSGATHAVALEVLLHGPLSRSELARRLDLSAGSLTRLAKPLLDSGLLVESGTGQEPRAGQASRAGHESRAGRPTRPLDVVADAHHFIGVKITHEDAHAVLTTLRAEVVASARADLPGRDPASVVAVVRSLVAALVAELAPKAPHITAAGVSLGGRVADRGTVVEAPFLEWDDAVPLGAVLSDALGIPTAVDNDLLALTRAEHWFGAARGRDRFAVLTVGAGIGYGLVVHDRVVDSPDAGVGLLGHFPLDPLGPLCPRGHRGCATAMLSMASVSAAASVGLRREVGYDECLDLAAAGDPVARPLVMASGRALGRLIAAVANLTLTTEIVLTGEGVRLAEVAREALRDGLAYDRDPRAAAVSLDVRPVDFALWARGAAVTAIQAYVLGS
- a CDS encoding alpha-galactosidase, producing MPTGHSRDYLHLRAAGTSLVLDCAGDRLPRVVHWGADLGDQDGTGLAGLADLATASAARQMTNTLDLPVPLSLLPEQSAGWLGTPGLTGHRDGADFSAAFAVRSIRALRTPDLPQAHQLTVDAVDEHARLGLVLEIELTASGLVRQRATLTNRATGERPYTLDGLLLALPVPAHATELLDLTGRHLRERSPQRHEFTLGTHLRENRRGRTGTDATLLDLAGERGFGFRTGEVWGVHVAWSGNHRTLAERTPAGVSLLGGGETLLPGEVLLAEGESYTSPWLVGSYGRGLDELAGRFHQHLRARTHHPRRPRPVTLNTWEAVYFQQDIDTLKSLADAAAEVGAERFVLDDGWFRGRRHDRAGLGDWYVDETVWPGGLGPLVDHVRSLELEFGLWVEPEMVNPDSDLARAHPEWILATGGRLPPESRQQQVLDLGHAGAYEYLLERLDALVGEYDIDYLKWDHNRDLVEAGHSPTGAPGVHTQTAAAYRLLDELRARHPGLEIESCSSGGGRVDLGILERTDRVWTSDCIDALERQRIQCWTGLLLPPELLGAHVGSPVSHTTGRAHTLDFRAGTALFGHFGIEWDLTAAGPGERARLAEWVAAYKELRPLLHTGTVVHGDHPDPALRVHGVVAADRSHALYALVQTATSVMSPAGIVRLPGLDPDARYQVRPRRPGDLPEGPRRSDPLWWERPEGVTLTGRMLEVSGVRAPTLFPERLVLVEARRL